The genomic DNA TTATCAGCCTGTAAAATAGCTTAAAACACCAATTACTAACAGAACTAGAATTCCTGATAAAACAACATCTATTTTATCATAACTGTCTTTATTAGCGATTTTCTGCTCATCGGTAAGTGTGCCAAACGCAAGTCCTTTAATAAGGCTGTAATCAGGTGCTGTAGTTGCTAAACTAACCGAAATACAAAGTATCACAGAAAAAATAAACATGAATATGGCCATGTGAGCAAAATTAATAGTCGCAAAACCATAAATAAAACCATCTATACTTTCTCCAGCAGCTATCTGTGGTTGATAATAAATTTCTGAGCCTAATCGAATGACTAATAAAGCCAATCCAGCTAACAGTGTTGTAATTGCGGCTGTAGAGTTTACTCGTTTCCAGATAATACCAAGTAAGAAGACGGCAGTAACCGGTGGTGCTATATAAGACTGTACGTTTTGAAGGTACTGATACATAACACCGCCTCCAATTTTTTCCATAATAGGAATCCAGATAATCCCTAATATTACAATAAATCCTGTGGCAATCTTACCTGTTGTAAGTAAGGACTTTTCAGATTTATGAGGTTTCAATTTTTTGTAAATATCTATAGTGAATATGGTAGAACAGGAGTTAAATACAGATGCTAAAGAACTCATTAAAGCAGCCATTAAGCCACCAGCAACCAATCCTTTTAAACCAACAGGTAACAAGGTTTTTACTAGCATTGGGAATGCTCTATCTGCTTTTTCAACAGAAAAAACTTCCGGGTTTTGAATTGATAATGCAAAAGCAATAATCCCAGGTACTAAAAAGATTAAAATTGGTAATAATTTTAAGTACGCACCAAAAATAGCACCTCTTCGTCCTATCTTAATATTATTAGCGGCTAATGTTCTTTGTACAATATATTGATCTGT from Flavivirga abyssicola includes the following:
- a CDS encoding sodium:solute symporter, which produces MRNNFLATQSVLENLDWVVLGIYFLALVAVAVWVVLQKNKNTEDYFLAGRNVGWFVIGASIFASNIGSEHVVGLAGTGFESGTPMAHYELHAWIVLLLGWLFLPFYIRSGAFTMPEFLEKRFDSRSRWFLSLFSLVAYVLTKVSVTIYAGGIVVSELLGIPFWYGAIGIVVFTGIYTVVGGMKAVIYTETLQTVILILGSIIITYLGLQEVGGWSQLRETVTAVSPDHFNMWRPMSDPNFPWTGLLIGGTIVGIWYWCTDQYIVQRTLAANNIKIGRRGAIFGAYLKLLPILIFLVPGIIAFALSIQNPEVFSVEKADRAFPMLVKTLLPVGLKGLVAGGLMAALMSSLASVFNSCSTIFTIDIYKKLKPHKSEKSLLTTGKIATGFIVILGIIWIPIMEKIGGGVMYQYLQNVQSYIAPPVTAVFLLGIIWKRVNSTAAITTLLAGLALLVIRLGSEIYYQPQIAAGESIDGFIYGFATINFAHMAIFMFIFSVILCISVSLATTAPDYSLIKGLAFGTLTDEQKIANKDSYDKIDVVLSGILVLLVIGVLSYFTG